One stretch of Candidatus Woesearchaeota archaeon DNA includes these proteins:
- a CDS encoding D-alanyl-D-alanine carboxypeptidase family protein, translating to MIRGKKAGVQLPLIALFFLIATAVLITNNSITSVENDIGNSQYDILMKIEQATSANVYIDLAAENAASFAKYAVIQSGGVYQPLSPTGTIMSSTCGTHLYPNYNSKTSNCLPTYTASFANYFDDLFFNYLQDYPSERSLYFLYNLNFEQKSPQELVIRAAGESVALPFTGTKRVEDSTTSENTCQNIFLVRKQYPKTALGIYTAEKPITCSSGECFSQVATLLYETYQLQNKNYPYIISGESPYCPQDVRTLAAGDDSFFSNIVISEDRFNQRISTSPGFDSAGWLWWVGKHANITFFNERLSQAQYFQAAQSKQTICKGDACTQTVVLNDAKVGDVFFIRDQEKILEDGSTISAGGIYLALYVAKDNITNRPIIIHATPQKGLVKEYLPEKFISSQHSAIETILRPIYQPNGYTKLPTDLSAIPPFVGPFEWCSAETIDLPSDNYLQQLQQQPYNSPQQDYYTLAIEKGITEGIDPALLITHAVLESSLGQNNKCTSQQKSALTGCGWPESCASGCKCESQWIVSDEAQIACTATTDMAAYKEALSGTHAVVGLYEECSAYQEDPEVFWNCIFCIYQGSYDKVIGSGKRYFLQDKTCEYAERAKGIYCSWRAYFDANWNDLSSLTSLQSTSEITLNPAFSTSTRLDLSAMNLITTDFLPQVYACDNQLKTCVTEVVEQFNNEHDDAVHITLLAKNNVFATSIAEQVLDCRYNEQKGCICPIIPYYNGSGESEKKMVFFSDGRFVAEDDVIYEFDFNPAIPTEQLSLAKSAIILELDGNKAASLYVNDKGEDKILSKKKGWHLITPELPADSVKGEAVLAFGLLKHTYSALSWLPYQQNNTHLTCKANKHYFGFQATIQSTGDVLNFSVYLDDTQPPQDNIVTTTTTSVCFNTPLQNPYFVDAQDFFAGNLNWLSSSQDIVGLTHTATLSWNLINHDEPLHAFIIDVSQDPSFTQLLGTRTVQTATALEQTPINNQALLLEQLIKTPASYGITSYKYRINKPSLAGNTFAENTPYFYRIIPVDEYGNRGKASTTGTFTFTSPKDNSGLPLSSKQFELLKQGTQFSTRNIEDYVCVYNQNVLLGMDHFLPPTSNNLAVYPGLVDPLQPSEPLYHIQGIPNIICDESATTVGKICAGNEQLVTALQQLSSALEANDWTMVISQAHRSWKIQNTLWEQSGFDRSMACDPQTKEQPYLCPHMVGGAIDINILDASKNQISYIEQETFMCGFGFVRYGWEWWHFEMGTKMWEKAMDAQATSSCCYYGRTHADDYRTKTCNI from the coding sequence ATGATACGAGGAAAAAAAGCAGGAGTTCAATTACCCCTTATCGCATTATTCTTTTTAATAGCAACAGCAGTTCTTATTACAAACAATTCAATTACTTCTGTAGAAAACGATATAGGAAATAGCCAATATGATATTCTTATGAAAATAGAACAAGCAACAAGCGCAAATGTTTATATTGATTTAGCTGCAGAAAATGCAGCTTCTTTTGCAAAATATGCAGTAATACAATCAGGAGGAGTTTATCAACCACTAAGTCCAACAGGAACTATTATGTCTTCAACTTGTGGCACGCATTTATATCCAAATTATAACTCTAAAACATCTAATTGTTTACCAACTTATACTGCGTCCTTTGCAAATTATTTTGATGATTTATTTTTTAATTATCTCCAAGACTATCCCTCAGAAAGATCATTATACTTTTTATACAATTTAAATTTTGAACAAAAATCACCACAAGAACTAGTAATCCGAGCAGCAGGCGAATCAGTAGCATTACCATTTACTGGAACAAAACGTGTTGAGGATTCTACCACTTCAGAGAATACGTGTCAAAACATATTTTTAGTTCGAAAACAATATCCTAAAACGGCATTAGGAATTTATACTGCTGAGAAACCTATAACTTGTTCAAGTGGGGAGTGTTTTTCACAAGTTGCAACGCTCTTGTATGAAACTTATCAATTACAAAATAAAAACTATCCTTATATTATTAGTGGAGAATCTCCCTATTGTCCACAAGATGTAAGAACTCTTGCAGCAGGTGATGATTCCTTTTTTTCAAATATAGTAATTTCTGAAGATAGATTTAACCAACGAATAAGCACATCGCCTGGTTTTGATAGCGCCGGATGGTTATGGTGGGTGGGGAAACACGCAAACATAACCTTTTTTAATGAGCGCCTTAGCCAAGCACAATATTTTCAAGCAGCACAAAGTAAACAAACAATTTGTAAAGGAGATGCCTGCACGCAAACAGTAGTTCTTAATGATGCAAAAGTGGGCGATGTATTTTTTATACGTGATCAAGAAAAAATCTTAGAAGACGGTTCAACAATTAGCGCCGGAGGAATTTATCTTGCATTATATGTGGCAAAAGATAATATAACCAATCGACCAATAATTATTCACGCAACGCCACAAAAAGGACTTGTTAAGGAATATTTGCCAGAAAAATTTATTTCTTCACAACACTCAGCAATAGAAACAATTCTACGACCGATTTATCAACCAAATGGCTATACGAAACTACCTACTGATTTGAGTGCTATTCCTCCATTTGTTGGACCTTTTGAATGGTGCAGCGCAGAAACTATTGACTTGCCTTCGGATAATTATCTACAACAATTACAACAGCAACCCTATAACTCACCACAACAAGATTATTATACTTTAGCAATAGAAAAAGGCATTACTGAAGGTATTGATCCTGCGCTTCTTATTACTCATGCTGTTTTAGAATCAAGTCTTGGACAAAACAATAAATGTACTTCTCAACAAAAAAGCGCTCTTACAGGATGCGGTTGGCCAGAATCTTGCGCATCGGGATGCAAATGTGAAAGTCAATGGATTGTTTCAGATGAAGCACAAATTGCTTGCACAGCAACAACAGATATGGCTGCATATAAAGAAGCATTATCCGGCACTCACGCAGTTGTAGGACTCTATGAAGAATGCTCTGCCTATCAAGAAGATCCTGAAGTTTTTTGGAATTGTATTTTTTGCATTTATCAAGGAAGTTATGATAAAGTAATTGGAAGTGGAAAAAGATACTTCTTACAAGACAAAACCTGCGAGTATGCAGAACGAGCAAAAGGAATTTATTGTTCATGGAGAGCTTATTTTGATGCAAACTGGAATGACCTTTCTTCATTAACGTCTTTACAATCAACATCAGAAATTACTCTTAATCCTGCATTTAGTACATCTACACGACTTGATTTATCTGCAATGAACTTAATTACGACAGACTTTTTACCACAAGTTTATGCTTGTGATAATCAACTCAAGACCTGCGTTACAGAAGTGGTTGAGCAGTTTAATAATGAGCATGATGATGCGGTGCATATTACTTTACTAGCAAAAAATAATGTTTTTGCAACAAGTATTGCTGAACAAGTATTAGATTGTCGCTATAACGAACAAAAAGGCTGTATTTGCCCTATCATTCCTTATTATAATGGAAGTGGTGAGTCAGAAAAAAAAATGGTTTTTTTCTCAGATGGTAGATTTGTTGCTGAGGATGATGTTATTTATGAATTTGATTTTAACCCTGCAATACCAACAGAACAACTTTCTTTAGCTAAATCAGCAATTATCTTAGAGTTAGATGGGAATAAAGCAGCAAGTCTTTATGTTAATGATAAAGGAGAGGATAAAATTTTATCAAAGAAAAAAGGTTGGCATCTTATTACTCCTGAATTACCTGCAGATTCAGTTAAAGGAGAAGCGGTGCTTGCTTTCGGATTATTAAAACATACTTACTCAGCACTTTCATGGTTACCCTATCAACAAAATAATACGCATCTCACTTGTAAAGCAAACAAACATTACTTTGGATTTCAAGCAACAATACAAAGCACAGGAGACGTACTTAACTTCAGCGTTTATTTAGATGATACACAACCACCACAAGATAATATAGTAACAACTACAACAACAAGTGTTTGTTTTAATACGCCATTACAAAACCCTTATTTTGTGGATGCACAAGATTTTTTTGCAGGAAATCTCAATTGGCTATCTTCATCACAAGATATTGTAGGACTGACTCATACAGCAACACTTTCTTGGAATCTTATTAATCACGACGAACCTTTACATGCATTCATTATAGATGTGTCTCAAGACCCTTCGTTTACTCAACTCCTAGGAACAAGAACCGTCCAAACAGCAACAGCACTAGAACAAACTCCAATCAACAACCAAGCATTGCTGCTTGAACAACTCATCAAAACACCAGCAAGTTATGGCATTACTTCCTATAAGTACAGGATAAACAAACCCTCTTTAGCAGGCAATACGTTCGCAGAAAACACTCCTTATTTTTACCGAATAATTCCTGTTGATGAGTATGGGAACCGAGGAAAAGCATCAACGACAGGCACTTTTACGTTCACCAGTCCCAAAGATAATTCAGGTCTACCGCTTTCTTCAAAACAATTCGAATTACTCAAACAAGGAACACAATTTTCAACAAGAAATATAGAAGACTACGTATGTGTATACAATCAAAACGTTCTCCTTGGTATGGATCATTTCTTGCCACCAACATCAAACAATCTTGCTGTATACCCTGGTCTTGTCGACCCCTTACAACCATCAGAACCACTTTATCACATTCAAGGCATTCCAAACATTATCTGTGATGAATCAGCAACAACTGTTGGAAAAATTTGCGCTGGGAATGAACAACTAGTAACTGCCTTACAGCAATTATCTTCTGCATTAGAGGCTAACGATTGGACCATGGTCATTTCACAAGCTCATCGATCCTGGAAAATTCAAAATACTCTTTGGGAACAATCAGGATTTGACCGTAGCATGGCGTGCGATCCCCAAACAAAAGAACAACCGTATCTTTGTCCGCACATGGTTGGGGGTGCAATAGACATTAACATACTTGATGCATCAAAAAATCAAATATCTTATATTGAGCAAGAAACATTTATGTGTGGTTTTGGTTTTGTTCGATATGGTTGGGAGTGGTGGCATTTTGAAATGGGTACAAAAATGTGGGAAAAAGCAATGGATGCACAAGCAACGTCATCTTGTTGTTATTATGGTAGAACGCATGCAGATGATTATAGGACAAAAACATGCAACATTTAA